TACATATCGGCGGAGGCATTTATGAACGAACTGGTGAATGCCATCCGTTACGACAAGATGCCGAAATTCAGGGAAAAATTCCGCCATATCGAGTGCCTGCTGATTGATGATATTCAGTTCATTGCCGGCAAGGACAGAACGCAGGAAGAGTTTTTCCATACTTTTAATACGCTCCACGATTCCGGTAAACAAATTGTCGTTACCAGCGATAAATTCCCCAAAGATATTCCTAATTTAGAAGGAAGATTACGTTCGCGCTTCGAATGGGGGCTGATTGCCGATATTCAACCGCCGGATATTGAAACCAAAATCGCCATTGTAGAAAAAAAGGCGCAGGAAAACAATATTGTCCTGCCGGGCAATGTGGCACACTATATGGCCTCCCGCGCCGAATCCAACATCAGGGAATTAGAAGGATATCTGATCCGGATGGCCGCTTATGCCTCTCTGACGGGACGAGAAATTGATATCACCCTGGTCCAGGAAGTGCTAAAGAAGATCATCGAGACCGAAAAAGAAAAAATCACCATCGAAGATATAGTCAAGATTGTGGCCCATCATTTCGGATTGAAGATTCATGACCTGAAATCAGAGAAAAAAAATAAGAACCTGGCCTTTGCGCGACAAATCGCCATGTACTTGGCCCGACAGTTCACCTCTTCTTCTTTCCCTGATATTGGCCTGAAAATCGGCGGCAGAGATCATTCTACGGTTATATATGCCTGTAATAAAATTAAGAAGTTAAGAGACGTGGATGAAAACACCCGAACTACGCTGCAAAATCTGGGCGATCTGCTTCGCAAAGGATAAACAATGACTGATTGGCTTGCTAAATTATTAGTCCAATTTTGTTATCAACATAACCTGACAGTTATCAACATTCCCCGGCCACAGTCTATCCACATACTAATTTCATGTAATACATTGATACAATATGATTATTTCTAATTTTAACCATTATCAACAGCCTATTTTACTACTACTATACTTTTATAATAGGAAATCATAAATAAGAAAGGAGTCATAGAATCATGGAATTTCATATCCAGAGAAACACCCTTTTAGCGGGCATCAGAAAAACTTTAGGCATTGTAGAAAAGAAAACGACCATGCCCATTCTGAACAATGTCTTGCTGCGCGTCCACAGTAACAAAATTACCATTATTGCCACTGACATTGAGATAACTCTGGTTTCCCATTACGCGGCAGAGGTATTGTCGGAAGGGGAGGTCACCGTATCGGCAAAAAAATTATATGAAATGATGCGGGAAATTCCGGATGGATTAGTCAAGGTTAAAAAAAATGACGCTAATTTATTAACCATTTCCTGCCAAAAGGCTGTTTACCGCATTAGTGGCATGTCGGCCGAGGAATTCCCCAGTGTTGCCGAGGATGAAGACTTACCGTTATTCAAACTGGATAGCAAAGTTTTTACGGAACTGATTACTAAATCTTTTTTTGCTACTTCCACCGATGAGACGCGGCCTAATTTGACCGGCGCTTATTTGGAGATGGAAAACCAGCCGGAAGCGAATATCCTGAGAATGGTAGCAACGGACGGTCACCGTCTGGCTATAGTTACATCAATACCCTTGGGAAAAGAACGGGAGCAGATGTCAAATCTGTTCCCCAAGGGAATTATTATACCTCGCAAGGGATTGGTAGAAATCAAGAAGTTGCTTGAGGAAAATATTGGTGATATCGCGCTGGGTGTAGAGCGAAATATGTGTGTTATCAAAAGCATGGAAGTTGTTTTGAAGGTCAGCTTGATAGATGCTGAATTTCCTGATTATCATCGCGTGATTCCCCAGGAAAAAGGCATCGTCGTAACACTTGAGAAGGACAAAATACTGCACGCATTGAAGCGCATTAATGTAATATCGAGCGAAGGTTACGGGGGGGTGGTGGTGACTCTCAAAAATAACCTGATGGAGCTGAAATTTAAAGATGATGATGTGGGTGAGGCGACCGATGAGATAGAGATAGAGTATAGTGGAGAGGAAATAGTGGTGGGCTATAACATCGGCTACTTTTTGAATGCCGTGGAAGTCATTGATGAACAGAATGTGGCCCTTGAAATAGGCGTCAATAACAAACCCAGCGTCGTCAGGGGGGCAGGCAATGATCGCTACGCGTGTATTGTGATGCCGCTAAAATTGTAAAATAAACGAGAGGTATGAGAGAGCATGAGCAGTGATGTAAATGTATATGATGCAGATAGTATTAAAGTACTTGAAGGATTGGAGGCCGTCCGGAAAAGGCCGGCCATGTACATCGGCAGTACAGGCAAGGAAGGTCTCCACCATCTGGTCTATGAAGTGGTTGATAACAGCATTGATGAGGCGGCCGCCGGCTTCTGCGATAAGATTGCCGTAGTGATCAGGGTTGATAACAGTGTCATGGTGGAAGATAATGGCCGCGGCATCCCCGTGGATATGCACAAGTCGGAAGGGATATCGGCTGCCGAGGTGGTAATGACGATGCTCCATGCGGGGGGGAAATTTTCTAACGACAGTTATAAAATTTCCGGCGGTTTGCATGGCGTAGGGGTATCGGTCGTGAACGCCCTTTCTATTGCACTGGAGCTGGAAGTCAAAAGGGATGGCGGGGTTTACGTGCAGAACTATTGTCAGGGAGTTCCCTTGGCGCCGCTGGAACAGACAGGTGAAACGAAAGGGCGGGGCACAAAAATTACCTTCAAGCCCGACGACACCATTTTTGAGGAGTTGGAATTTAATTTTGATATTTTAGCTAACAGGCTACGCGAGCTCGCCTTTCTCAATTCCGGGGTGACCATCACCCTGCTGGATGAGCGTACGGACAAGAAGAGTGAATTTTTATATAATGGCGGCATTGTGTCTTTTGTGGAGTATCTTAATCGTAGTAAAAAAGTGCTGCATAAAAGCCCAATTTATATCAGCGGTTCCAAGGATGATTGTTTTGTTGAAGTGGCTCTGCAGTATAACGATACGTACGCGGAAAACCTCTTTGCCTTCGCCAACAGCATTAATACTACAGAAGGCGGCACGCATTTGATCGGTTTTCGTTCCGCTCTAACCAGGGTTTTTAATAATTATGCCACGAGCAACAAGATATGGAAGGCCGGTCAGGAATCGCTCAAAGGCGAAGACTTGCGCGAAGGTCTTGCCTGTGTGATCAGCGTCAAGATTAAAAATCCCCAATTTGAGGGTCAGACCAAGACCAAACTGGGCAACAGCGAGGTCAAGGGCCTGGTGGAATGGGTAGTCTATGATAAAATTGGCACGTATCTGGAAGAAAACCCGGCCGTCGCCAAACAATTGCTCAGCAAGTGTCTCGATGCGGCCCGTGCCAGGGATGCGGCGAGAAAAGCCCGGGAGTTGACACGCCGGAAAAGCGCCCTCGAGGTGGGAGCGCTGCCGGGGAAACTGGCTGATTGCCAGGAGCGGGATCCGGCGCGCAGCGAGATCTATATTGTGGAAGGTGATTCTGCCGGTGGGTCGGCCAAACAGGGCAGAGATAGAAAGAACCAGGCAATTCTGCCGCTCCGGGGCAAGGTCTTGAATGTTGAAAAGGCCCGGTTCGACAAGATGCTCGAAAATGAGGAAATCAAAGTCATGGTGACGGCCCTGGGCACCGGCATCGGACGGGAAGAATATGATGTCAGCCGCTTGCGCTATCACAAGGTCATCATCATGACCGATGCCGACGTGGATGGTTCTCACATCCGCACCCTGCTCCTGACCTTTTTTTTCCGCCAGATGCGGGAGCTCATTGAACGCGGCTATCTCTACATCGCCCAGCCGCCGCTCTTCAAGATCGTGGACCGAAAGCGGGAGCTTTATATCCACAATGAAGAGGAAATGAAAACCTACGTTCTGGAAAACGGCATCAGTAAGATTCGTTTCCTCACGGGCAACGGGCAGGTCACCGCCTTGGCCGGCAATCGTCTGATGGGCTTTATTAAAAAAATATTACGCATTGACGCGATCCTGGATAAGTTTGCCAAGGAAGGCAAAGACCGGGAAGTATTGAGAATATTGGCGGACCAGCCGGATTTTAAGGATGAAGATTTTCGCCAGGGCGACAAAATGAAAGCACTAGCCGCCAGGACGGTGGCGATGGATGCGGACATACAGGATTCCACCCTGGAGATCGATCCTGAACATGGCATCTATCGGATGTTATTTCAGGTCTTACGGGATGGCCAGGTTTTTACCACGGCCATGGATCGGGACATCTTCCGGTCGCCTAAATTTGCTGAATTGAGGACGCAGCTCAGCCAGATACAGGTGCTCGGCGCCCCTCCCTACAGCCTGGATTTGGAGAACGGCGAAGCAGTCGTTCCTCCTTCCGAGGGCGACGTAACCAATGAAGCTCCGGCAGCGGCCCGACAAAGAGAACAACAAATCTTCCTGCCCAGCATGACGGCACTGGTAGAGTACGTGTTGACTGCCGGTAAAAAAGGTTTAGCGGTGCAACGGTACAAAGGTCTGGGCGAGATGAACCCGGAGCAGTTGTGGGAGACGACGATGAACCCCGATAAGCGCACCCTCTTGCAGGTGAGAGTGGAAGATGCCGTGGAGGCGGATATCATATTTACCACCCTCATGGGAGATCAGGTGGAGCCCCGGCGTGATTTCATCTACCGGAATGCCCTGAATGTATCCAATCTGGATGTTTAAATAACATATTACCAAGCCTGGAGGGACACGGCATGAGGTGACCCTCTTATCTGCTATTATTAAGGAGATTTTTGAAGAGCATGGAAGATCAACTATATGGAAGAAACATTCTCGTAGATATCGAAAGCGAGATGAAAAAATCTTATCTCGACTATGCCATGAGCGTCATTATCGGTCGCGCCATTCCCGATGTGCGTGACGGGCTGAAGCCGGTGCATCGCCGGGTGCTGTTTGCCATGCATGAAATGGGCAACCGCTGGAACAAACCCTATAAAAAATCGGCCCGCATCGTCGGCGATATCATCGGCAAGTACCACCCCCATGGCGATGCGGCGGTTTACGACACCATGGTAAGGATGGCGCAGGACTTTTCCATGCGTTATCTCCTGATTGACGGTCAGGGAAATTTCGGTTCCATTGACGGCGATCCACCGGCAGCCATGCGTTACACAGAGGTGCGCATGGCCAGAATCGCCGAAGAAATTATGGCCGATCTGGACAAGGAGACCGTTGATTTTGTGCCTAATTACGATGAGTCCCTGGAGGAACCATCCGTTTTAGCGGCCCGGGCGCCCCTCCTGTTACTCAATGGCAGTTCCGGCATTGCGGTCGGGATGGCCACAAATATTCCGCCCCACAATTTAGGTGAGGTCATTGACGGGACCATTATGCTCATCAACGATCCCGAGGCCGGCATTGAGGACTTGATGCGCCACATCCATGGTCCGGATTTTCCGACGGCCGGTTTCATCAACGGCCGCCAGGGCATTAACGATGCCTATAAAACCGGCCGGGGCATCATCCGGGTGCGGGCCCGCGCCCTGATCGAGCGCAAGGCGAGAAACGAACGGGAAAGCATCGTGGTCACCGAGCTGCCCTACCAGGTGAACAAGGCCCATCTCATTGAAAAGATATCCGAACTTGTGAAGGAAAAAAAGATCACCGGGATTGCCGATCTGCGGGATGAGTCGGATCGGGAAGGCATTCGCGTCGTCATTGATCTGAAGCGTGATGAGCATTCCGGTGTCATTCTCAATCAACTGTATAAACATACCCAGATGGAAAATACCTTTGGCATCATCATGCTGGCGATTGAAAACGGCCAGCCCAAGGTGTTCAACCTGAAGGAGATGCTGCAGAGTTTTATTGCCTTCCGTCAGCAGATCGTCGTCCGCCGCACGATCTTCGAGCTGGGCAAGGCCAAAGAGCGGGCCCATATCCTGGAAGGTCTTATTATTGCCCTGGACCGGATTGATGCGGTGATCGCCGTGATCAAGGCCGCCGCCAACCCCCAGGAGGCAGGACAGGCCCTGTGCGCTCAATTCGGTCTCAGCGAGGTGCAGGCCAAAGCCATTCTCGAGATGCGCCTCCAGCGCCTTACGGGTCTGGAAAGAGAAAAAATTGACGCCGAATATGCCGAATTATTAAGTTTGATGGCCAGATTACAGGCCATCCTCGATGACCCCCGCAAGGTGCTGGAAGTCATTATCGCCGAACTGGAAGACATCAAGACGCGCTATAACGATGAAAGGCGCACGGAGATTGTCGCCAGTTCTGAAGACATCGCGATCGAGGACATGATCATCGAGGAAGATATGGTGGTCACGGTATCTCATACCGGCTATATCAAGAGAAATCCCGTCAGCTTGTACAAAAGTCAGCACCGCGGCGGACGGGGCAAGGTGGGCATGGGCACCAAGGAAGAGGATTTCGTGGAAAAGCTCTTCATTGCCTCTACGCACCAGTATCTATTGATCTTTACCTCCCTGGGCAAGGTTTACTGGCTCAAGGTTTATCAGATTCCCCAGGCCGGCCGTGCGGCAAAGGGCAAGGCGATTGTCAACCTCGTGAATATCGCGCCGGGGGAACGGGTGGCCGCTATCTTGCCTGTGAAGGATTTTGTGGAGGACCGGTTTATCATTATGGCCATGAAAAAGGGGATCATCAAGAAGACGGTCCTGACGGCCTATGCCCACCCCCGGGCGGGAGGCATTATTGCGGTCAATATTGACTCTGACGACGAATTAATTGATGTCCAACTGACGCTGGGCAGCCAGGATGTTTTTCTCGGCACCAGAAAAGGGAAGGCCATCCGTTTTCACGAGGATGATGTGCGTCCCACCGGCCGCGTCAGCCGGGGTGTCACCGGGATCAGGATGGCCAAAGACGATCAAGTGGTCGGGATGGAAATACCCACGGACGGTAATACGATTGTCGCTGTTTCGGAGAGGGGTTACGGGAAAAGGACCTATATGACGGAGTATCCCATCCATCGTCGGGGCGGTAAAGGAGTCGTAAATCTCAATACCGTACCGAAGGTGGGCAGTGTGTCCGGCCTGATGCAGGTAGTCGGCAACGAGGATCTGATCCTGATCAGCAATGCGGGCAAGATCATCAGGCTCCGGGTGGAGGAAGTGCCCCTCGTCCATCGCGCCTCGCAGGGAGTCAAGCTGATTGATCTGGAAGATGAGGAACGGCTCGTCGGCGTGGCCAGGGTGGACCGGGAAGAGGAGAGAGATGAGGAAGACGTCCCGGAAGACGAGAATGGCGAAATGACGCCGGAGATGGATATGTTGCCGGGTATAATAGATGGAGATGACGAAGAAGAGGGCAGTGAATTGTAAGGGCGACGCATGCGTCGCCCTTACAACCATCAGCAATAAAAAATTGAGGAGGTGCAGTATGAAGATCCTGTTATCCCTATTGATCATGGCAGGCATTCTTTCCCTTTCCTGCTCCCCGGCTGCGGCCGCAGAGAAATTTGTTACCGATGTGTTCAAAACCAAGACCGGTGACCTGAAGATAACTTTTATCGGTCACGGTAGCCTGATGTTGGCTTACGGCGGCAAGATTATTCAGGTAGATCCGGTACTGCAAGAAGCCGACTACAGCACCCTGCCCCAGGCCGACTTGATCCTGGTGACCCACGACCATAGTGATCACCTGGATGCCAAGGCCATTGCCATGCTGACCCGTCCCGGTAAAACCACCCTCGTCTTGACGGAATCCTGCGCCGCCAAAGTGCAAGGCGGCATTGTTATGAAAAACGGCGATGTCAAGAGCATGGGCGGACTGCGGATCGAAGCGGTGCCGGCTTATAATATTGTGCAGAAGCGTCCCGATGGTCAGCCTTTCCATCCTCCCGGGATGGGGAACGGTTATGTCCTGACCTTGGGGGACAAGCGCGTCTATGTGGCCGGTGATACGGAAAATATCCCGGCAATGAAGAACTTATCGGCGATTGACGTGGCCTTTCTTCCCATGAATCTGCCCTACACCATGACCCCGGAAATGGTAGCGGCGGCGGCCAGAAGTTTCCAGCCCAAGATTTTATATCCCTACCATTTTGGCGAAACGGATACCCGGAAGATATCAGATTTGCTGAAAGATTCGGGGATAGAAGTCCGCATCCGCAACATGAAGTAGTCGGCCCGGAGAACACTTTCTATTGCTGCGGTGCCGGGGCGACCAGTGCACCGCCAGTTTATATGTCCGCCGGCCAACTCACTCACGGCGGGTGACGAATTGTTCCATGTCTTTTACTGGCTCCCCGCACCATAGCCGTCAGGACAGAATACGCCCAGGGCCTGAGCGACACCTTCTCCAATAAGAGCAGCAATGATCCATCTGGCGGCTATTCTTTCGAGACAAAGGGAATGTCTGGCCGGAAAGGGACTAAACTTCGACCCGTCAAAAGCAATTCCTTAGTGCGTGAAAGTTCAGGCAGATTCCCCAAACCATTGACAAAAAATATCTGGTGGACTTTTCCATGTTTCCGAGTATAACCGCTCGTAACATGCAGTTTTGGAAGGATGATTTTTCGGGTGAGCAGAGTTGAGGCTAACTTCCTGTAGTCAAGCGTCCGGTAAGTTTGACGGATATGCTTTGTTACGAATGGTATTCAGTATCCAATGGTACCTCTTCCCTTGTAATATGCAATAATATGCCTTGACTTTACCGAGAATCGGAGTACACTGCACTTAACATGTTGAAAGGCTTAGAATATTTAATATTGTCCTTCCCATTTAAAGGAAGGAGAAAAAGTCTCCCAGCCCTGTCTCTTAAAATGTGACAGGGCTTTCGTTTTTTTACAGCATCAATAAGGCCACTTGCAACCATGGACTTTCCCTGCTTGTCTGGTAATGGAAATGACGGAAAT
This genomic stretch from Deltaproteobacteria bacterium harbors:
- the dnaA gene encoding chromosomal replication initiator protein DnaA → MDLLWEKSLNIIKEKVSQQNFDTWIRPIRIATLQDNSIILSVPNRFFKDWLEDNYHTLIKDSLTSLVGTTIQISFEISQPMEKTPETLNNSRSKHDSNSAAKQSTHRINPSLNQHYSFDRFIVGTSNQFAHAASVAVSEKPAKNYNPLFIYGGVGLGKTHLLNAIGLSITALHPHLNVLYISAEAFMNELVNAIRYDKMPKFREKFRHIECLLIDDIQFIAGKDRTQEEFFHTFNTLHDSGKQIVVTSDKFPKDIPNLEGRLRSRFEWGLIADIQPPDIETKIAIVEKKAQENNIVLPGNVAHYMASRAESNIRELEGYLIRMAAYASLTGREIDITLVQEVLKKIIETEKEKITIEDIVKIVAHHFGLKIHDLKSEKKNKNLAFARQIAMYLARQFTSSSFPDIGLKIGGRDHSTVIYACNKIKKLRDVDENTRTTLQNLGDLLRKG
- the dnaN gene encoding DNA polymerase III subunit beta, which encodes MEFHIQRNTLLAGIRKTLGIVEKKTTMPILNNVLLRVHSNKITIIATDIEITLVSHYAAEVLSEGEVTVSAKKLYEMMREIPDGLVKVKKNDANLLTISCQKAVYRISGMSAEEFPSVAEDEDLPLFKLDSKVFTELITKSFFATSTDETRPNLTGAYLEMENQPEANILRMVATDGHRLAIVTSIPLGKEREQMSNLFPKGIIIPRKGLVEIKKLLEENIGDIALGVERNMCVIKSMEVVLKVSLIDAEFPDYHRVIPQEKGIVVTLEKDKILHALKRINVISSEGYGGVVVTLKNNLMELKFKDDDVGEATDEIEIEYSGEEIVVGYNIGYFLNAVEVIDEQNVALEIGVNNKPSVVRGAGNDRYACIVMPLKL
- the gyrB gene encoding DNA topoisomerase (ATP-hydrolyzing) subunit B; the encoded protein is MSSDVNVYDADSIKVLEGLEAVRKRPAMYIGSTGKEGLHHLVYEVVDNSIDEAAAGFCDKIAVVIRVDNSVMVEDNGRGIPVDMHKSEGISAAEVVMTMLHAGGKFSNDSYKISGGLHGVGVSVVNALSIALELEVKRDGGVYVQNYCQGVPLAPLEQTGETKGRGTKITFKPDDTIFEELEFNFDILANRLRELAFLNSGVTITLLDERTDKKSEFLYNGGIVSFVEYLNRSKKVLHKSPIYISGSKDDCFVEVALQYNDTYAENLFAFANSINTTEGGTHLIGFRSALTRVFNNYATSNKIWKAGQESLKGEDLREGLACVISVKIKNPQFEGQTKTKLGNSEVKGLVEWVVYDKIGTYLEENPAVAKQLLSKCLDAARARDAARKARELTRRKSALEVGALPGKLADCQERDPARSEIYIVEGDSAGGSAKQGRDRKNQAILPLRGKVLNVEKARFDKMLENEEIKVMVTALGTGIGREEYDVSRLRYHKVIIMTDADVDGSHIRTLLLTFFFRQMRELIERGYLYIAQPPLFKIVDRKRELYIHNEEEMKTYVLENGISKIRFLTGNGQVTALAGNRLMGFIKKILRIDAILDKFAKEGKDREVLRILADQPDFKDEDFRQGDKMKALAARTVAMDADIQDSTLEIDPEHGIYRMLFQVLRDGQVFTTAMDRDIFRSPKFAELRTQLSQIQVLGAPPYSLDLENGEAVVPPSEGDVTNEAPAAARQREQQIFLPSMTALVEYVLTAGKKGLAVQRYKGLGEMNPEQLWETTMNPDKRTLLQVRVEDAVEADIIFTTLMGDQVEPRRDFIYRNALNVSNLDV
- the gyrA gene encoding DNA gyrase subunit A; this translates as MEDQLYGRNILVDIESEMKKSYLDYAMSVIIGRAIPDVRDGLKPVHRRVLFAMHEMGNRWNKPYKKSARIVGDIIGKYHPHGDAAVYDTMVRMAQDFSMRYLLIDGQGNFGSIDGDPPAAMRYTEVRMARIAEEIMADLDKETVDFVPNYDESLEEPSVLAARAPLLLLNGSSGIAVGMATNIPPHNLGEVIDGTIMLINDPEAGIEDLMRHIHGPDFPTAGFINGRQGINDAYKTGRGIIRVRARALIERKARNERESIVVTELPYQVNKAHLIEKISELVKEKKITGIADLRDESDREGIRVVIDLKRDEHSGVILNQLYKHTQMENTFGIIMLAIENGQPKVFNLKEMLQSFIAFRQQIVVRRTIFELGKAKERAHILEGLIIALDRIDAVIAVIKAAANPQEAGQALCAQFGLSEVQAKAILEMRLQRLTGLEREKIDAEYAELLSLMARLQAILDDPRKVLEVIIAELEDIKTRYNDERRTEIVASSEDIAIEDMIIEEDMVVTVSHTGYIKRNPVSLYKSQHRGGRGKVGMGTKEEDFVEKLFIASTHQYLLIFTSLGKVYWLKVYQIPQAGRAAKGKAIVNLVNIAPGERVAAILPVKDFVEDRFIIMAMKKGIIKKTVLTAYAHPRAGGIIAVNIDSDDELIDVQLTLGSQDVFLGTRKGKAIRFHEDDVRPTGRVSRGVTGIRMAKDDQVVGMEIPTDGNTIVAVSERGYGKRTYMTEYPIHRRGGKGVVNLNTVPKVGSVSGLMQVVGNEDLILISNAGKIIRLRVEEVPLVHRASQGVKLIDLEDEERLVGVARVDREEERDEEDVPEDENGEMTPEMDMLPGIIDGDDEEEGSEL
- a CDS encoding MBL fold metallo-hydrolase, which translates into the protein MKILLSLLIMAGILSLSCSPAAAAEKFVTDVFKTKTGDLKITFIGHGSLMLAYGGKIIQVDPVLQEADYSTLPQADLILVTHDHSDHLDAKAIAMLTRPGKTTLVLTESCAAKVQGGIVMKNGDVKSMGGLRIEAVPAYNIVQKRPDGQPFHPPGMGNGYVLTLGDKRVYVAGDTENIPAMKNLSAIDVAFLPMNLPYTMTPEMVAAAARSFQPKILYPYHFGETDTRKISDLLKDSGIEVRIRNMK